The DNA sequence TTTATCAGAAGTCAAAATTTAAGGCCAGCTTCACGAGCAGATTTAGCTAGAGCCTTAACCCTACCGTGATAGAGATTACCTCCACGATCAAAAACAACTTGCTCTATACCTTTAGCTAGAGCCCGTTGAGCAAGCAAAGCACCTACAGCCATTGAAGCATCACAACTGCCTCCTGAAGCCTTAAGTTTCTCTCTAAGGTCTTTATCCAAAGTCGAGGCAGAGCAAATAGTACTTTGGGCCTCATCATCAATAACTTGAGCATATATATGGTTATTGGAACGGAATACAGCCAGTCTAGGGCGATGATTGGTTCCATTTAAATGACGCCGCAATCGCTTATGCCGTTTTTGAGTTTGCTGTTTTTTAGAAAGAGTTGCCATTGTTAAATCGAGATCATTGATAAAAAAGAGAAAAAAGAATTGCTATTTCTTACCTGACTTACCAGCCTTTCTAATTATTCGCTCACCAGCATACTTAATACCTTTACCTTTATAAGGTTCAGGTGGACGAATTGCTCGTATTTTTGCAGCTTCATTACCAACAAGTTCCTTGTCGATGCCTGATACTGTCACATTTGTATTATTTTCAACCACAAAAGTAATTCCATCTGGAGGAATAACTTCTACCGGGTGACTGTATCCAGCACTTACGATTAGATTCTTACCTTTAACCTGAGCTCGAGATCCAACACCTACGATTTCTAATTTTTTTGAATAACCTTTACTAACTCCTTCCACCATATTGGCTACTAAAGAACGAGACAAGCCATGACGTTCTCGCGACTTTCTTTTTGAATTGATTGCCGAAACAACAATAGAATTATCAACCTGACTAATGCTGACTCCTTCTGGAAGAGTTCTACTAAGCTCTCCCTTAGGTCCTTTAACTGTTAAAGAAAGTCCATCTAGTTCGACAGCAACTTTCTCAGGGACTGGGATGGGTTGTTTACCAATTCTAGACATAATAAAATCTCCTAATAGACGTAACAGAGAACTTCACCGCCGACACCTTGTTTCCGAGCGTCACGGTCACTCATTACTCCTTTAGAAGTAGAAATAATGGCTACTCCAAGACCACCTAAAATTTTGGGCAACCCTCGAGTATTTTTATAAATTCTTAGTCCAGGCTTACTAACCCTCTGCATTGAACGAATTGTTGGATGGCGGTGCTTACCGCTGTATTTCAATTCAAGAACAAGTTGGGTTTTAAATCCCTCTCCTTCCTCACTAATTTGGGCTATAAAACCCTCCTTTTGAAGAACTTTTGCAATGCTTCTAGACATACGAGAAGCAGGGATTCGAGTAGTTTCATGACGTTTTTCACTGGCATTTCGAATGCGAGTGAGCATGTCAGAGATAGGATCGTGGTTAGCCATATGTGTCTAAAAAGCTCAGGTACTACGGAAAGGAAATCCCAACGCTTTTAAGAGAGCCCTGCCCTCCTCGTCGGATCTAGCACTAGTAACTATGGTGATATCCATACCTCTAATAGTGTCAATTTTGTCAAAAGAGATTTCAGGAAAAATAAGTTGCTCTTTGACTCCAAGAGTGTAGTTTCCGCGACCATCAAAACTCTTTGGACTGACTCCTCTAAAATCTCGAATTCTTGGCAAAGCAAGATTAATTAAACGTTCTAAAAATGCATACATTCTTTCTCCACGAAGCGTGACAGTACAACCTATTGGCATGCCCTCACGAATTTTAAAGCCTGCAATAGCTTTTTTTGCCCTAGTGACAAGGGCTTTTTGCCCAGTAATAGTTGCCATCTCAGAAAGAGAAGCTTCCAAAGTCTTAGAATTTTGGGCAGCTTCTCCTAACCCCCTATTAACGTTGACTTTCACAACCTTAGGTACTTGATGAATATTGGAGAGGCCCAAGTCTTTAAGCAATTTGGGGCGAATTGTCTCTCGATAGCGATGTTTGAGTGACATGGTTGATGGTGAAATTAATTCTGGTCTTTGTCAGAATTTAAAAAGAGCAACGAAATGAAACTGGTGAATTAATCAATTAATTCACCAGTTTTCTTCAATCGTCGTTTCTTAGAACCATCTTTTTCTATAAAAATTTCCACCTTGCTAGCAACTTTTTTTTCTGTGGAATAGATCATCACATTAGAAGCATGAACCGAAGCTTCTTCGGTAACGATTCGTCCAGTCTCACCTTCTTGAGTTGGTTTTACATGTCGCGTTCGAAGATTAATCCCTTGAACAACTACTCGATTCTCAAACGGTAAAGTCTTTAAAACCTCTCCTGTTTTCCCTTTCTCTTTCCCATTAATCACTTGTACGGTGTCACCTTTACGAATACGCATCTTGATCCTTGAAGAAACGAGATTCTTATTTTTTTGATTGAGGTTCATCATTTAAATCACCTCCGGAGCTAGAGAAACAATTTTAGTGAAGTTGCGTTCACGCAATTCCCTCGCAACAGGACCAAAAACCCTAGTCCCTCTAGGGTTTTTGTCTTCATTAATAAGTACTGCAGCATTATCATCAAATCGAATTGAATTTCCTGTTTCTCGGCGGAGTGTTGCCTTAGTACGAACCACTACTGCTTTAACTACATCTGACTTCTTAACACCCATATTTGGTAAAGCATCCTTTACCGCGGCGACAATTACATCTCCAACATGGGCATACCTTCTATTAGAGCCGAGTACTCGAATACATTGCAGCTTCTTTGCGCCACTATTATCTGCAACAGTAAGGAATGTCTCTTGCTGAATCATTTTGATACCTCCTTAATCTCGTGAGTTGAACGAAGAACCTCAGCAACAGTCCATCGCTTACTAGCGCTTAAAGGACGCGTCTCCGTAATGCGGACCTTGTCCCCAACTTTGCAAGTATTCTCGGCATCATGAACTTTGTACCGAGCAGTTCTACTAACAATCTTCTGATAAATGGGGTGGGGAAAACGATTCTCAACCGCAACCACCACGGTTTTGTCCATCTTGTCACTAACGACTGTGCCTAGTCTTTCTTTAAGTGCCATAGTTTCTAAATATTTAGGAGGAAGTTTTGGAGCGATTACGATCGCCCTGAACCGTTAAAAGCTGAGCCAACTGAATGCGGGCCTCCTTAAAACGATGGGTTTCTGAAAGCTGCCTAGTGGCCCGCTTAAAACGAAGATCAAATAGCTCCTTACGGATTTCATCAATCTTGTTTTTAAGGTCATCATCAGTGAGCTTGGTCACCTCTGATATCTCTGGTCTGGCCATAATTAAGACTCCACGGTAGCGACTGATCCACTAGAAGATGTCTCATCATCAGTCTGAGAGTTAGCATCTTCGTCTAAGTTGGCAAGTGACGCCGATGATGCCTTCCCAACTTGAGTAGGGGTTTCACCTTCCGCCAACGCTATAAACTTTGTTTTTATAGGAAGCTTGTACTGAGCCAAACGCATTGCTTCCCTTGCAATTGATTCAGTAATTTCTTCACCTCCCATTTCAAAGAGTATGCGGCCTGGCTTAATCACAGCCACCCAGAATTCAGGGTTTCCTTTACCAGATCCCATACGAGTTTCAGCAGGCCTCATAGTTACTGGTTTATCTGGAAAAATACGAATCCAAATCTGGCCTCCGCGTTTGACATAGCGGGTCA is a window from the Prochlorococcus marinus str. MIT 9211 genome containing:
- the rpsH gene encoding 30S ribosomal protein S8, with the protein product MANHDPISDMLTRIRNASEKRHETTRIPASRMSRSIAKVLQKEGFIAQISEEGEGFKTQLVLELKYSGKHRHPTIRSMQRVSKPGLRIYKNTRGLPKILGGLGVAIISTSKGVMSDRDARKQGVGGEVLCYVY
- the rplF gene encoding 50S ribosomal protein L6, with translation MSRIGKQPIPVPEKVAVELDGLSLTVKGPKGELSRTLPEGVSISQVDNSIVVSAINSKRKSRERHGLSRSLVANMVEGVSKGYSKKLEIVGVGSRAQVKGKNLIVSAGYSHPVEVIPPDGITFVVENNTNVTVSGIDKELVGNEAAKIRAIRPPEPYKGKGIKYAGERIIRKAGKSGKK
- the rplX gene encoding 50S ribosomal protein L24, translating into MRIRKGDTVQVINGKEKGKTGEVLKTLPFENRVVVQGINLRTRHVKPTQEGETGRIVTEEASVHASNVMIYSTEKKVASKVEIFIEKDGSKKRRLKKTGELID
- the rplN gene encoding 50S ribosomal protein L14, translating into MIQQETFLTVADNSGAKKLQCIRVLGSNRRYAHVGDVIVAAVKDALPNMGVKKSDVVKAVVVRTKATLRRETGNSIRFDDNAAVLINEDKNPRGTRVFGPVARELRERNFTKIVSLAPEVI
- the rplP gene encoding 50S ribosomal protein L16, whose translation is MLSPKRTKFRKQQRGRMRGVATRGNKIAFGQFALQAQECGWITSRQIEASRRAMTRYVKRGGQIWIRIFPDKPVTMRPAETRMGSGKGNPEFWVAVIKPGRILFEMGGEEITESIAREAMRLAQYKLPIKTKFIALAEGETPTQVGKASSASLANLDEDANSQTDDETSSSGSVATVES
- the rplR gene encoding 50S ribosomal protein L18, whose translation is MATLSKKQQTQKRHKRLRRHLNGTNHRPRLAVFRSNNHIYAQVIDDEAQSTICSASTLDKDLREKLKASGGSCDASMAVGALLAQRALAKGIEQVVFDRGGNLYHGRVKALAKSAREAGLKF
- the rpsQ gene encoding 30S ribosomal protein S17, coding for MALKERLGTVVSDKMDKTVVVAVENRFPHPIYQKIVSRTARYKVHDAENTCKVGDKVRITETRPLSASKRWTVAEVLRSTHEIKEVSK
- the rpmC gene encoding 50S ribosomal protein L29 produces the protein MARPEISEVTKLTDDDLKNKIDEIRKELFDLRFKRATRQLSETHRFKEARIQLAQLLTVQGDRNRSKTSS
- the rplE gene encoding 50S ribosomal protein L5; the encoded protein is MSLKHRYRETIRPKLLKDLGLSNIHQVPKVVKVNVNRGLGEAAQNSKTLEASLSEMATITGQKALVTRAKKAIAGFKIREGMPIGCTVTLRGERMYAFLERLINLALPRIRDFRGVSPKSFDGRGNYTLGVKEQLIFPEISFDKIDTIRGMDITIVTSARSDEEGRALLKALGFPFRST